In Apium graveolens cultivar Ventura chromosome 10, ASM990537v1, whole genome shotgun sequence, the following are encoded in one genomic region:
- the LOC141689539 gene encoding succinate dehydrogenase subunit 7A, mitochondrial-like isoform X1: MAFLHNRPIFSPLRSHSQVSLSPSLPLSKSEDLLGQLSRGIHTEAGAREKAEWQDCACAPSTKGLLAPDPALDRFKSYKKSVKRVKKIGDVLTVVVAAGCCYEIYVRATTQK, encoded by the exons ATGGCTTTCCTACACAACAGACCTATCTTCTCTCCTCTCCGATCTCATTCTCaggtctctctctctccctctctccctctctct AAATCAGAGGATTTGTTAGGTCAATTGAGCCGTGGAATACACACAGAGGCAGGTGCTCGCGAGAAAGCT GAGTGGCAAGATTGTGCTTGTGCACCTTCTACCAAAGGG CTATTAGCACCTGACCCTGCTCTAGATCGATTCAAATCATACAAGAAGAGTGTGAAGCGCGTTAAGAAGATAGGAGATGTTCTCACTGTCGTTGTTGCTGCTG GATGTTGCTATGAGATATATGTAAGAGCTACAACGCAGAAATAA
- the LOC141689539 gene encoding succinate dehydrogenase subunit 7A, mitochondrial-like isoform X6 — protein sequence MAFLHNRPIFSPLRSHSQVSLSPSLPLSKSEDLLGQLSRGIHTELLAPDPALDRFKSYKKSVKRVKKIGDVLTVVVAAGCCYEIYVRATTQK from the exons ATGGCTTTCCTACACAACAGACCTATCTTCTCTCCTCTCCGATCTCATTCTCaggtctctctctctccctctctccctctctct AAATCAGAGGATTTGTTAGGTCAATTGAGCCGTGGAATACACACAGAG CTATTAGCACCTGACCCTGCTCTAGATCGATTCAAATCATACAAGAAGAGTGTGAAGCGCGTTAAGAAGATAGGAGATGTTCTCACTGTCGTTGTTGCTGCTG GATGTTGCTATGAGATATATGTAAGAGCTACAACGCAGAAATAA
- the LOC141689539 gene encoding succinate dehydrogenase subunit 7A, mitochondrial-like isoform X2: protein MAFLHNRPIFSPLRSHSQVSLSPSLPLSKSEDLLGQLSRGIHTEEWQDCACAPSTKGLLAPDPALDRFKSYKKSVKRVKKIGDVLTVVVAAGCCYEIYVRATTQK, encoded by the exons ATGGCTTTCCTACACAACAGACCTATCTTCTCTCCTCTCCGATCTCATTCTCaggtctctctctctccctctctccctctctct AAATCAGAGGATTTGTTAGGTCAATTGAGCCGTGGAATACACACAGAG GAGTGGCAAGATTGTGCTTGTGCACCTTCTACCAAAGGG CTATTAGCACCTGACCCTGCTCTAGATCGATTCAAATCATACAAGAAGAGTGTGAAGCGCGTTAAGAAGATAGGAGATGTTCTCACTGTCGTTGTTGCTGCTG GATGTTGCTATGAGATATATGTAAGAGCTACAACGCAGAAATAA
- the LOC141689539 gene encoding succinate dehydrogenase subunit 7A, mitochondrial-like isoform X3 — MAFLHNRPIFSPLRSHSQKSEDLLGQLSRGIHTEAGAREKAEWQDCACAPSTKGLLAPDPALDRFKSYKKSVKRVKKIGDVLTVVVAAGCCYEIYVRATTQK, encoded by the exons ATGGCTTTCCTACACAACAGACCTATCTTCTCTCCTCTCCGATCTCATTCTCag AAATCAGAGGATTTGTTAGGTCAATTGAGCCGTGGAATACACACAGAGGCAGGTGCTCGCGAGAAAGCT GAGTGGCAAGATTGTGCTTGTGCACCTTCTACCAAAGGG CTATTAGCACCTGACCCTGCTCTAGATCGATTCAAATCATACAAGAAGAGTGTGAAGCGCGTTAAGAAGATAGGAGATGTTCTCACTGTCGTTGTTGCTGCTG GATGTTGCTATGAGATATATGTAAGAGCTACAACGCAGAAATAA
- the LOC141689539 gene encoding succinate dehydrogenase subunit 7A, mitochondrial-like isoform X7 — protein sequence MAFLHNRPIFSPLRSHSQKSEDLLGQLSRGIHTEAGAREKALLAPDPALDRFKSYKKSVKRVKKIGDVLTVVVAAGCCYEIYVRATTQK from the exons ATGGCTTTCCTACACAACAGACCTATCTTCTCTCCTCTCCGATCTCATTCTCag AAATCAGAGGATTTGTTAGGTCAATTGAGCCGTGGAATACACACAGAGGCAGGTGCTCGCGAGAAAGCT CTATTAGCACCTGACCCTGCTCTAGATCGATTCAAATCATACAAGAAGAGTGTGAAGCGCGTTAAGAAGATAGGAGATGTTCTCACTGTCGTTGTTGCTGCTG GATGTTGCTATGAGATATATGTAAGAGCTACAACGCAGAAATAA
- the LOC141689098 gene encoding uncharacterized protein LOC141689098: protein MGNCQAIDNASLVIQQPSGRVDKMYVAVPASEIMKTNPGYYVALLLTTTLYPPSSAAAAAAATAVTATTNEPLRITRIKLLRPTDNLVLGHTYRLVSSQEVMKGLWAKKYAKKHNKQAEPCGKEVTSSSSKFDNIAAATSSTLEDKARQVIKHDRHRTNTSTSTNSATATARPKNWHPSLHSINEAAS from the exons ATGGGGAATTGTCAAGCCATAGACAATGCAAGTTTGGTAATACAACAGCCATCAGGCAGAGTAGACAAAATGTATGTGGCTGTTCCTGCTAGTGAAATTATGAAGACCAACCCTGGCTATTATGTTGCTCTTCTTCTCACAACCACTTTGTATCCACCTTCatctgctgctgctgctgctgctgccaCAGCTGTGACAGCCACTACCAATGAACCCCTTCGTATTACTCGTATCAAACTTCTCCGCCCAACTGATAATCTTGTTCTTGGACATACTTATAGACTTGTCAGCTCTCAAG AGGTGATGAAAGGGCTGTGGGCAAAAAAGTATGCAAAGAAGCACAATAAACAAGCAGAACCATGTGGGAAGGAAGTGACTAGTTCAAGCTCCAAGTTTGATAATATTGCAGCTGCAACAAGTAGTACCTTGGAGGACAAAGCCAGACAG GTGATAAAACATGATAGACATCGAACAAACACATCAACATCCACAAACTCTGCAACAGCAACTGCTAGACCCAAAAACTGGCATCCCTCACTGCACAGCATCAATGAGGCTGCCAGCTGA
- the LOC141689539 gene encoding succinate dehydrogenase subunit 7A, mitochondrial-like isoform X8: MAFLHNRPIFSPLRSHSQKSEDLLGQLSRGIHTELLAPDPALDRFKSYKKSVKRVKKIGDVLTVVVAAGCCYEIYVRATTQK, from the exons ATGGCTTTCCTACACAACAGACCTATCTTCTCTCCTCTCCGATCTCATTCTCag AAATCAGAGGATTTGTTAGGTCAATTGAGCCGTGGAATACACACAGAG CTATTAGCACCTGACCCTGCTCTAGATCGATTCAAATCATACAAGAAGAGTGTGAAGCGCGTTAAGAAGATAGGAGATGTTCTCACTGTCGTTGTTGCTGCTG GATGTTGCTATGAGATATATGTAAGAGCTACAACGCAGAAATAA
- the LOC141689539 gene encoding succinate dehydrogenase subunit 7A, mitochondrial-like isoform X4, producing the protein MAFLHNRPIFSPLRSHSQVSLSPSLPLSKSEDLLGQLSRGIHTEAGAREKALLAPDPALDRFKSYKKSVKRVKKIGDVLTVVVAAGCCYEIYVRATTQK; encoded by the exons ATGGCTTTCCTACACAACAGACCTATCTTCTCTCCTCTCCGATCTCATTCTCaggtctctctctctccctctctccctctctct AAATCAGAGGATTTGTTAGGTCAATTGAGCCGTGGAATACACACAGAGGCAGGTGCTCGCGAGAAAGCT CTATTAGCACCTGACCCTGCTCTAGATCGATTCAAATCATACAAGAAGAGTGTGAAGCGCGTTAAGAAGATAGGAGATGTTCTCACTGTCGTTGTTGCTGCTG GATGTTGCTATGAGATATATGTAAGAGCTACAACGCAGAAATAA
- the LOC141689538 gene encoding pentatricopeptide repeat-containing protein At3g62890-like, translating to MHASLRAKSLVQTIRTCFCSSSLCKPELDESRFIVPSRKNISQLLKLKPPLIPLNQILALTVTHSFTADSLLTHSLIHCYLSCNSIVTARYLFDYSCSYSFSPSTLFWNLMIRAYSKQLIHSSESVVLFKKMMLGFCCPDKYTFTFVMTSCSRQMSVVFGQSVHALVIKYGYAFDLYVGNSLINLYCVFVRMGDAQKVFDGMLKRDVFSWTSLVAGYAKQGEMDRACKIFGLMPSYNEVSWAVMISGYVGSGRYVEALQYFRDMLCYDSNVKSNEAVFASALSACAHLGALDHGKWIHFYMKKFMICVASNISTALIDMYAKCGKIDCASQVFNELSHPDVQNFTSMITGFANHGLGKDALRVFNQMLAKQVKPNEITFLGVLNGCSHAGLVEEGSSIFFNMESLWGIVPKLEHYGCYVDLLGRAGYLEKAFRTVKNMPMKPDIVIWRALLSACRVHRDVKLGELIINHIEQLDYSRHGGGAVLLSNLYASLGRWDRVAQLRKVMGVRTNNLSIGCSWIELNGVVHKFRVADKSHPQVLEIRDKLSEILRRVRIAGYITNTMPVSFDLTEEEKEQAMAWHSEKLAVAFGLMSTEPGTCIRIVKNLRTCEDCHAALKAISNVYCREIIVRDRTRFHTFKEGNCLCNDYW from the coding sequence atgcatGCAAGTTTGAGGGCCAAATCTTTGGTACAAACCATTCGAACATGCTTTTGTTCATCATCATTGTGCAAACCAGAATTAGACGAATCACGTTTCATCGTACCAAGTCGAAAAAATATATCCCAGTTACTGAAGCTAAAGCCACCTCTGATACCTCTGAATCAAATTCTTGCTTTGACAGTCACCCATTCATTCACAGCAGACTCACTTTTAACTCACTCTCTCATTCATTGCTATCTCTCTTGTAATAGCATTGTAACTGCAAGATACTTGTTTGATTATTCTTGTTCTTATTCGTTTTCACCATCAACTTTGTTTTGGAATTTGATGATTAGGGCTTATTCGAAACAACTTATCCATTCTTCGGAATCTGTTGTGTTATTTAAGAAAATGATGTTGGGGTTTTGTTGTCCAGACAAGTATACTTTTACATTTGTGATGACATCTTGTTCGCGACAAATGTCTGTTGTGTTTGGTCAAAGTGTTCATGCACTGGTGATAAAATATGGGTATGCGTTTGATTTGTATGTGGGTAATTCGTTGATAAATTTGTATTGTGTTTTTGTGAGAATGGGAGATGCACAGAAGGTGTTTGATGGGATGCTAAAACGAGATGTGTTCTCGTGGACTAGTTTGGTAGCTGGGTATGCAAAGCAAGGGGAAATGGATAGAGCTTGTAAAATTTTTGGTTTGATGCCTAGTTATAATGAGGTTTCTTGGGCTGTCATGATCTCGGGTTATGTTGGAAGTGGAAGATATGTAGAAGCGCTTCAATATTTTCGTGATATGTTATGTTATGACAGTAATGTGAAATCTAATGAGGCTGTTTTTGCTTCTGCTCTATCCGCATGCGCACATCTTGGGGCTTTAGACCATGGTAAGTGGATACATTTTTATATGAAGAAATTTATGATATGTGTTGCTTCGAACATCTCGACAGCTCTAATTGATATGTATGCGAAATGTGGGAAGATAGATTGTGCAAGTCAAGTGTTCAATGAGCTTTCTCATCCTGATGTTCAAAATTTTACAAGTATGATAACAGGGTTTGCAAATCACGGGCTAGGTAAAGATGCCTTGCGTGTTTTCAATCAAATGTTAGCAAAACAGGTTAAACCCAATGAGATTACATTTCTTGGGGTTCTAAATGGATGCAGCCATGCAGGCTTAGTTGAGGAGGggtcttcaatcttcttcaatatgGAAAGTTTATGGGGGATTGTGCCAAAGCTTGAGCACTATGGATGTTACGTTGATTTACTTGGTCGGGCTGGCTACCTGGAAAAGGCATTCAGAACTGTCAAAAACATGCCAATGAAGCCCGATATCGTCATATGGAGGGCTTTGCTAAGTGCCTGTAGAGTCCATCGTGATGTTAAACTTGGGGAGCTCATTATAAATCATATTGAGCAACTAGATTACAGCAGGCACGGTGGTGGTGCAGTGTTGCTATCAAACTTATATGCTTCTCTCGGTAGATGGGATAGAGTTGCTCAATTGAGGAAAGTAATGGGTGTAAGAACGAATAATTTAAGTATCGGATGTAGTTGGATCGAGCTGAACGGTGTTGTTCACAAGTTTAGAGTTGCTGATAAGTCACACCCACAAGTTCTAGAGATTCGAGACAAGCTGAGTGAAATTTTAAGAAGAGTAAGAATAGCAGGCTACATAACTAATACTATGCCAGTATCGTTTGATCTGACCGAGGAAGAGAAAGAGCAAGCAATGGCTTGGCATAGTGAGAAGCTTGCTGTTGCTTTTGGTCTGATGAGTACTGAACCTGGGACTTGTATTAGAATAGTGAAGAACCTAAGAACTTGCGAAGATTGTCATGCAGCTCTGAAGGCTATTTCAAATGTTTATTGTCGGGAAATTATTGTTAGGGACCGAACTCGTTTCCACACTTTCAAAGAAGGAAACTGTTTGTGCAATGACTACTGGTAG
- the LOC141689539 gene encoding succinate dehydrogenase subunit 7A, mitochondrial-like isoform X5: MAFLHNRPIFSPLRSHSQKSEDLLGQLSRGIHTEEWQDCACAPSTKGLLAPDPALDRFKSYKKSVKRVKKIGDVLTVVVAAGCCYEIYVRATTQK; encoded by the exons ATGGCTTTCCTACACAACAGACCTATCTTCTCTCCTCTCCGATCTCATTCTCag AAATCAGAGGATTTGTTAGGTCAATTGAGCCGTGGAATACACACAGAG GAGTGGCAAGATTGTGCTTGTGCACCTTCTACCAAAGGG CTATTAGCACCTGACCCTGCTCTAGATCGATTCAAATCATACAAGAAGAGTGTGAAGCGCGTTAAGAAGATAGGAGATGTTCTCACTGTCGTTGTTGCTGCTG GATGTTGCTATGAGATATATGTAAGAGCTACAACGCAGAAATAA